The Carassius gibelio isolate Cgi1373 ecotype wild population from Czech Republic chromosome A24, carGib1.2-hapl.c, whole genome shotgun sequence genome window below encodes:
- the LOC127946583 gene encoding putative ferric-chelate reductase 1 isoform X1, which translates to MFLYVLLCCVGVVHCYGNGLVSAACDSMTPVHGGNSAQSTNAPFSITTDKTTFKEGDQITVFLSSQSGDKFEGFMLQARRVGSSTPIGTFTVTSNAQLLSCNGVANRAVSHTSDDKKSSIQAKWTAPTSGQLGDIEFRATFAKGFSTFWVGVKSSTVAYNGTGTSSTTPNTPTVSSNPDCGKTKVCFTQPSNCDPAANTGCYFMAVQTTSTQSEMRIEMFGQASGYLAIGFSDDREMGNDDIYICGKDSSGNLQVQHAFSTGKTAPTFLSLVNVTDIKTALTNGNINCSFTSRNAISTGSRATSASEYHLMIAAGPSASQGNIQIHTSRYVSSTKANLQVPSQVITGAEEFPAILKAHGCLMLISWMTTGSIGMLIARYLKGVAKDHGCCGKDFWFMAHVFLMVLSVIATAIAFILVFAYEKDWSGGAHPVLGCLVMILSLIQPIVAAFRCEPQHEQRFVFSWAHSFIALAIKGLAVAAIFTGLALFEEYVEDGWMLKVMGGFVTWEALMYILQDLNFRAKKKDSEICNFGSTKPETILLILFILGNLPFLIALLVGIGRT; encoded by the exons ATGTTTCTGTATGTTCTCCTTTGCTGTGTCGGGGTCGTGCACTGTTACGGTAACGGACTTGTCAGCGCAGCGTGTGACTCTATGACGCCTGTTCACGGGGGTAACAGCGCTCAGAGCACCAATGCTCCGTTCAGCATCACTACCGACAAGACCACCTTTAAAGAGGGAGATCAAATCACAG tatttttaaGCAGCCAATCAGGAGATAAGTTTGAAGGGTTTATGTTACAAGCACGTCGAGTCGGTTCTTCTACTCCCATCGGCACTTTTACTGTGACAAGTAATGCGCAGCTCCTTTCCTGCAATGGAGTTGCT aATAGAGCAGTCTCTCACACATCAGACGATAAAAAAAGTTCTATTCAGGCTAAATGGACAGCCCCTACATCTGGACAGCTTGGCGATATAGAATTCAG AGCCACATTTGCAAAAGGTTTTTCTACCTTTTGGGTTGGTGTCAAAAGTTCTACTGTGGCATATAATGGTACAGGAACTTCTTCTACAACCCCAAATACTCCGACT GTTTCATCAAATCCTGATTGTGGGAAAACCAAAGTCTGCTTCACTCAGCCCAGCAACTGTGACCCAGCTGCCAACACAGGTTGTTACTTCATGGCAGTTCAGACAACATCTACCCAATCAGAAATGAGGATTGAAATGTTTGGCCAGGCCAGTGGATATCTCGCCATTGGGTTTTCAGATGACCGGGAAATG GGCAATGATGACATCTACATCTGTGGTAAAGACAGCAGCGGCAACCTCCAAGTGCAACATGCTTTTTCTACAGGAAAAACAGCTCCAACTTTTCTCTCACTG gtgAATGTGACTGATATCAAAACAGCGTTGACGAATGGAAATATAAATTGTTCTTTTACTTCTCGTAATGCTATTAGCACGGGAAGTAGAGCAACGTCAGCTAGCGAGTACCACCTCATGATTGCTGCCGGACCCTCCGCCAGTCAAG GTAACATCCAGATCCACACAAGTCGATATGTCAGTAGTACAAAGGCTAATTTACAGGTTCCAAGCCAGGTCATTACAGGTGCTGAAGAATTCCCAGCGATTCTTAAAGCCCACG GCTGCCTTATGTTAATCTCCTGGATGACCACGGGCAGTATAGGGATGCTCATAGCACGCTATTTAAAGGGAGTTGCCAAGGACCACGGTTGCTGTGGTAAAGATTTTTGGTTTATG GCCCACGTGTTTCTGATGGTGCTGTCAGTCATTGCCACGGCTATTGCATTCATCCTGGTGTTTGCTTATGAAAAGGATTGGAGTGGG GGGGCTCATCCTGTCCTGGGCTGTTTGGTGATGATCCTCAGTCTTATTCAACCCATAGTTGCTGCTTTCCGATGTGAGCCGCAACATGAACA GAGATTTGTTTTCAGCTGGGCCCATTCCTTCATTGCTTTAGCTATCAAAGGCCTCGCAG TTGCTGCAATTTTCACCGGTCTGGCACTGTTTGAAGAATATGttgaggatggatggatgttgaaaGTTATGGGAGGTTTTGTTACCTGGGAGGCTCTGATGTATATTCTTCAAGATCTTAACTTTCGCGCCAAGAAAAAAG attctGAGATTTGCAATTTCGGATCG ACGAAACCTGAAACAATCCTGCTTATCCTGTTCATTTTGGGAAACCTGCCCTTCTTGATAGCACTTCTTGTTGGAATCGGCAGGACTTAA
- the LOC127946583 gene encoding putative ferric-chelate reductase 1 isoform X2, with amino-acid sequence MLRSASLPTRPPLKREIKSQNRAVSHTSDDKKSSIQAKWTAPTSGQLGDIEFRATFAKGFSTFWVGVKSSTVAYNGTGTSSTTPNTPTVSSNPDCGKTKVCFTQPSNCDPAANTGCYFMAVQTTSTQSEMRIEMFGQASGYLAIGFSDDREMGNDDIYICGKDSSGNLQVQHAFSTGKTAPTFLSLVNVTDIKTALTNGNINCSFTSRNAISTGSRATSASEYHLMIAAGPSASQGNIQIHTSRYVSSTKANLQVPSQVITGAEEFPAILKAHGCLMLISWMTTGSIGMLIARYLKGVAKDHGCCGKDFWFMAHVFLMVLSVIATAIAFILVFAYEKDWSGGAHPVLGCLVMILSLIQPIVAAFRCEPQHEQRFVFSWAHSFIALAIKGLAVAAIFTGLALFEEYVEDGWMLKVMGGFVTWEALMYILQDLNFRAKKKDSEICNFGSTKPETILLILFILGNLPFLIALLVGIGRT; translated from the exons ATGCTCCGTTCAGCATCACTACCGACAAGACCACCTTTAAAGAGGGAGATCAAATCACAG aATAGAGCAGTCTCTCACACATCAGACGATAAAAAAAGTTCTATTCAGGCTAAATGGACAGCCCCTACATCTGGACAGCTTGGCGATATAGAATTCAG AGCCACATTTGCAAAAGGTTTTTCTACCTTTTGGGTTGGTGTCAAAAGTTCTACTGTGGCATATAATGGTACAGGAACTTCTTCTACAACCCCAAATACTCCGACT GTTTCATCAAATCCTGATTGTGGGAAAACCAAAGTCTGCTTCACTCAGCCCAGCAACTGTGACCCAGCTGCCAACACAGGTTGTTACTTCATGGCAGTTCAGACAACATCTACCCAATCAGAAATGAGGATTGAAATGTTTGGCCAGGCCAGTGGATATCTCGCCATTGGGTTTTCAGATGACCGGGAAATG GGCAATGATGACATCTACATCTGTGGTAAAGACAGCAGCGGCAACCTCCAAGTGCAACATGCTTTTTCTACAGGAAAAACAGCTCCAACTTTTCTCTCACTG gtgAATGTGACTGATATCAAAACAGCGTTGACGAATGGAAATATAAATTGTTCTTTTACTTCTCGTAATGCTATTAGCACGGGAAGTAGAGCAACGTCAGCTAGCGAGTACCACCTCATGATTGCTGCCGGACCCTCCGCCAGTCAAG GTAACATCCAGATCCACACAAGTCGATATGTCAGTAGTACAAAGGCTAATTTACAGGTTCCAAGCCAGGTCATTACAGGTGCTGAAGAATTCCCAGCGATTCTTAAAGCCCACG GCTGCCTTATGTTAATCTCCTGGATGACCACGGGCAGTATAGGGATGCTCATAGCACGCTATTTAAAGGGAGTTGCCAAGGACCACGGTTGCTGTGGTAAAGATTTTTGGTTTATG GCCCACGTGTTTCTGATGGTGCTGTCAGTCATTGCCACGGCTATTGCATTCATCCTGGTGTTTGCTTATGAAAAGGATTGGAGTGGG GGGGCTCATCCTGTCCTGGGCTGTTTGGTGATGATCCTCAGTCTTATTCAACCCATAGTTGCTGCTTTCCGATGTGAGCCGCAACATGAACA GAGATTTGTTTTCAGCTGGGCCCATTCCTTCATTGCTTTAGCTATCAAAGGCCTCGCAG TTGCTGCAATTTTCACCGGTCTGGCACTGTTTGAAGAATATGttgaggatggatggatgttgaaaGTTATGGGAGGTTTTGTTACCTGGGAGGCTCTGATGTATATTCTTCAAGATCTTAACTTTCGCGCCAAGAAAAAAG attctGAGATTTGCAATTTCGGATCG ACGAAACCTGAAACAATCCTGCTTATCCTGTTCATTTTGGGAAACCTGCCCTTCTTGATAGCACTTCTTGTTGGAATCGGCAGGACTTAA